A window of the Maniola hyperantus chromosome 16, iAphHyp1.2, whole genome shotgun sequence genome harbors these coding sequences:
- the LOC117989375 gene encoding uncharacterized protein, which yields MKYHIFLGLFAVAAAYPGIIHQEIPQIDHEAIIGESGHHHQVQHEHAKSHQSIKFEHFHPVPVYVKKEHSHLLKHPLEKGQSEQNLKQIHPETQHNHGGGLVLEDHRLNTEHLAASLGHGSYEQGGFEHGGLNQGALEHAALQQGGYEHGGYEQQLAGSYEGGEGLKAYAEQQPENQGHYYAQHAQALSGDSGEGYKFEHYH from the exons ATGAAGTACCAT ATTTTCCTGGGACTGTTTGCCGTGGCGGCCGCATATCCTGGCATCATCCACCAGGAGATCCCACAAATCGATCACGAAGCCATCATCGGCGAATCGGGACACCATCATCAGGTCCAACATGAACACGCCAAGTCACATCAATCAATTAAATTCGAGCACTTCCACCCAGTGCCCGTGTACGTCAAGAAGGAACACAGCCATCTCCTCAAGCACCCTCTCGAAAAGGGACAATCTGAGCAAAACTTGAAACAGATCCACCCCGAAACGCAACACAACCATGGTGGTGGTCTGGTATTGGAAGACCACAGGCTGAATACTGAGCATCTTGCTGCAAGCCTCGGTCATGGAAGCTACGAACAAGGAGGTTTTGAACACGGAGGTCTGAACCAAGGAGCTTTAGAGCACGCTGCCCTTCAACAAGGTGGATATGAACATGGAGGCTACGAGCAGCAATTAGCTGGAAGCTATGAAGGTGGCGAAGGTTTAAAGGCATACGCTGAACAACAACCAGAAAATCAGGGACATTACTACGCCCAACACGCTCAAGCTCTATCAGGCGACAGCGGAGAAGGATACAAATTCGAACATTATCACTAA
- the LOC117989528 gene encoding protein regulator of cytokinesis 1-like — MIQPKMIVTNDENIIQLFNEVHQDISENVRSLMNELWSNWSHLGVLEEIKITNMRTLVEFEKNFHKEIIFETENKLKQLEKKIAKLKEETEELSRCLSVDITILEFEEDMALIDYKNALEEQLSVYRIQAEQRRRKMDRLLEWQRDLVDKLGVTMHELQEEPLPAEEELDKLMSHLEVLQAERDKRVELFLNTQVEIKDIMAKLQIKPQNKFEQMAVSSMSVDFKVTDQNMDRLAMLRQDLEEKYEQTNNRVLELRERLTRLWDCLEEDQVYRENFLQAHTGCHPQTEMAIKEEIKRCDQIKRQKISVFVANVRTKIKLMWDNLMYSQDQRDEFVHYYQDIFTEDTLTLHELYLMKISKLYEETKHIFELVGTRKELWLKMTELEARASEKGRYQNRGGQLLQEEKERKTIANKLPKIEQQIRDLVLKYEDKTETVFTVDGKPLLQLIQDEWETRKAERQNKLSARKQAQALTPTPQLLRSLATSPLGKRNRTAAGLAGLAATAERYKPPSKRQHITSSATKAMNAVSSNLSAFKRTAVSTVKRRISGRLAAKALVDNKTERAKRKLDYDGPSNKKTPQPKANGSILKHKRTSRGRRSSTTASSSRDTERSDKNPLQDSTMMTTYTDFKDIINDRQASRSSMANQPKNHLNIPAVAVYETCVEQSETPNKLRTKQPLTPKIGKENFQHMNLPMTPKSNLFTTPTRLTRSALRLNNDGFATPRAPLSCSKMNVHRQTPGSNMTLKVTPNGMGRSNSHLNLMRTKNLPPIM, encoded by the exons ATGATTCAACCAAAAATGATTGTAACAAACGACGAAAATATTATCCAGCTATT CAATGAAGTTCATCAAGACATATCAGAAAATGTAAGATCCCTAATGAATGAACTGTGGAGCAACTGGTCACATCTTGGTGTCCTTGAAGAAATCAAAATCACAAACATGAGAACACTTGTGGAATTTGAAAAGAATTTTCATAAAGAAATCATTTTTGAGACAGAGAATAAGTTGAAGCAGTTGGAGAAGAAGATAGCAA agttAAAAGAAGAAACTGAAGAATTAAGCCGGTGTCTTTCAGTGGACATAACAATACTAGAGTTTGAGGAAGACATGGCGTTGATTGATTACAAGAATGCTTTAGAAGAACAACTCTCTGT GTACAGAATCCAAGCTGAGCAGCGTCGTAGAAAAATGGATAGGCTCCTAGAATGGCAGCGGGACCTTGTAGACAAGCTGGGTGTCACCATGCACGAGTTGCAAGAGGAGCCCTTACCGGCCGAGGAGGAGTTGGACAAACTGATGAGCCACTTGGAAGTGCTGCAAGCCGAGAGGGACAAGAGGGTGGAGTTATTCCTGAACACGCAAGTTGAGATCAAGGATATCATGG CTAAACTCCAAATCAAGCCTCAAAACAAGTTTGAGCAGATGGCTGTATCATCCATGTCTGTGGACTTCAAGGTGACTGATCAGAACATGGATCGGCTGGCGATGCTGCGTCAGGACCTGGAGGAGAAATACGAGCAGACCAATAACAGG GTGTTGGAACTGCGCGAGCGCTTGACTAGACTGTGGGACTGCTTGGAAGAAGACCAAGTGTACCGTGAGAACTTCCTGCAAGCTCATACCGGCTGCCATCCGCAAACTGAAATGGCCATCAAGGAGGAGATCAAGCGGTGCGATCAAATTAAGCGGCAAAAGATATCG GTGTTTGTAGCCAACGTCCGTACAAAGATCAAGCTGATGTGGGACAACTTGATGTATTCACAAGACCAGCGCGATGAATTCGTCCATTACTATCAGGACATCTTTACTGAAGACACTCTTACACTGCACGAACTGTACTTGATGAAGATTTCCAAGTTATATGAAGAAACTAA ACACATCTTCGAGTTAGTAGGAACTCGTAAGGAGTTATGGCTCAAGATGACGGAGCTGGAGGCGCGCGCCTCGGAGAAGGGCCGCTACCAGAACCGCGGGGGGCAGTTGTTGCAAGAGGAGAAAGAACGCAAAACTATCGCCAACAAA TTACCTAAAATCGAGCAGCAAATTCGAGATTTGGTGTTAAAGTACGAGGACAAGACTGAAACCGTTTTCACCGTGGACGGGAAACCACTTCTGCAGCTGATACAGGATGAGTGGGAAACAAGGAAGGCG GAGCGTCAGAACAAGCTGTCGGCGCGCAAGCAAGCGCAGGCGCTCACGCCCACTCCACAGCTGTTGCGCTCGCTCGCCACGTCGCCGCTGGGCAAGCGCAACCGCACCGCCGCCGGACTCGCCGGCCTCGCCGCCACCGCCGAGAGATACAA GCCACCAAGCAAACGTCAACACATCACTAGCAGTGCGACCAAGGCCATGAATGCAGTCTCATCCAACCTCTCTGCGTTCAAGAGAACCGCTGTGTCTACTGTCAAAAG GCGTATCAGCGGGCGTCTGGCGGCAAAGGCTTTGGTCGACAATAAAACTGAGCGCGCTAAGAGAAAACTGGACTATGATGGTCCCAGCAACAAGAAGACGCCTCAACCTAAGGCCAATGGCAGCATTCTCAAACACAAGCGAACG TCGCGCGGACGTCGCAGCTCGACCACCGCTAGCAGTTCGCGCGACACGGAGCGCTCGGACAAAAACCCGCTGCAAGACTCCACCATGATGACTACTTACACTGATTTTAAG GACATCATCAACGACCGACAAGCAAGCCGCAGCTCTATGGCCAATCAACCGAAAAACCACTTAAACATTCCCGCCGTCGCAGTCTACGAGACTTGCGTAGAACAAAGTGAAACTCCGAACAAATTGAGGACGAAGCAGCCTCTGACCCCAAAAATCGGCAAGGAGAACTTCCAACACATGAATCTGCCGATGACGCCTAAGAGCAACCTATTTACCACGCCAACGAGATTAACACGGTCCGCTTTGAGGTTAAATAATGATGGGTTCGCCACCCCCCGCGCTCCATTGAGCTGCAGCAAAATGAACGTCCATAGACAAACCCCAGGCTCCAATATGACTCTAAAAGTCACCCCGAACGGCATGGGCAGGTCCAACTCACATCTTAACTTAATGCGAACGAAAAATTTACCACCTATCATGTga